The DNA window GAAAGTAAAAATGGAATATGGGATTTAGAAAAATTCGAACGATCTATAAAAGTTCGAACCATTTCAACTACCAAAACCAAGCTTGTATGTATGGAAAACGCCTATAATGGGACTGTTTTACCACTGGAGTATATGAAGAAAGTTTATGAAATATCCAAACGACATGGCTTAGCAGTTCATTTAGATGGAGCTAGAATTTTTAATGCGGCTACCGCTTTAAAGTGTCACGTTTCTGACATTGCTAAATATGCAGATTCAGTAAGTGTTTGTTTATCAAAGGGACTCGCCTCTCCAATTGGAACCTTATTAGTTGGATCACAAGAATTCATTGATGAAGCAAGATTGAAACGAAAAATGATGGGTGGAGGAATGAGACAAGTAGGAATTTTAGCGGCCTGCGGCAAAATTTCTTTAGAAAAAATGTCTAGTAGATTAGAAGAAGATCATAAAAACGCACGTTACATGGAACAATTATTAAAAACCGTTAAAGGGATTAAAATAGACGAGACTCAACGAGAAATCAATATGGTATTTTTTGATATTGAGGATAACAGAAAATATACACTAGACACTTTTTTATTTGAACATGGAGTAAAAATACTTCCTTATGAAGGAGCTTTTCGCTTTGTGACTCATAAAGATGTTGATGTAAAAGACATTGAAAAAGCCATTCAACTTGTAAGGGAATATTTTTCGTAAATGAAACTTCTTTTTACTTCGAAAAGACAAACAGATTTAGATTTGTCTTTGTCTACGTTATACCGAAAAGCTTATCGAGCAATTATTTATCAAAACAAGAAATTATTGATGATAAAAAGTCAAAAATTTGGAGAAGTTAAATTTCCTGGCGGAGGAAAAAATAAAGGCGAAAAAGCGTTTGATGTTTTAAAAAGAGAAGTATTAGAAGAAACGGGATGCTTGATAAAAACTAAAATAAC is part of the Bacillota bacterium genome and encodes:
- the ltaE gene encoding low-specificity L-threonine aldolase, which encodes MKYIDLRSDTVTHPTLEMRQAMFDALVGDDVFSDDPTMNELEEFTAKMLGKEASVFVPSGTFSNQLALFTHCNQGDEVILDQNAHIVVHESGASSVIASVQLFALESKNGIWDLEKFERSIKVRTISTTKTKLVCMENAYNGTVLPLEYMKKVYEISKRHGLAVHLDGARIFNAATALKCHVSDIAKYADSVSVCLSKGLASPIGTLLVGSQEFIDEARLKRKMMGGGMRQVGILAACGKISLEKMSSRLEEDHKNARYMEQLLKTVKGIKIDETQREINMVFFDIEDNRKYTLDTFLFEHGVKILPYEGAFRFVTHKDVDVKDIEKAIQLVREYFS